The Mesorhizobium sp. INR15 region AACAGAGTGCCAGCCGGCGGAAATCTGTTTCCGTCCGCCTAGCGGACAAAGTCGTCAAACCGGCGAAGCGTCACCCGGCGATTGCGCCAGTTCTCGCTCTGGGTCTGCACGAGCAGAAACTCCTCGCCGTAGCCAACCGTTTCGAGCGCTCGGCCAGGGACGCCGAACTCACGCACCAGTGTGCGCTTCAGCGAGGCGGCGCGCTGTTCGGACAGGAGCTGGTTGGACTGGAAGGAGCCTACCGCATCTGTATGGCCTTCGATCAAGACACGAGCACCAGGGTCACGGCGCAGGATGCGATCCAGTGCGTCGGCAATGTTTTCGATCTTGCTGTACTGCGTTTCGGAAATGGCCGACGAGCCGAAGGCGAAGTTGATTGACTGGATGTCGATCGAGCGGGCCATCTTGCGCAAGTCCGGACGCCGCTTGAAGTCGCGAATGGTAACCCGCTCATTCGGCCGCAATTTCACGCGCGGCGCGGCCTCAAGCTGACGCTCGATGGTTGCTGCCGAAGGCGTCGTCGCCTGTGCAGCGGCGAGGCTCGGCATGGCTATTGCAGCGATCAACGCGGCGGCGAGTGTACGGCGGGTCAGCATGTCTTTTTCTCCTTCAGCCCGGTTTGTTGGTGCCGGCAAGATGGCAAAGACAGTCTGAAGCCGCGATGAACGGGAAGTTCAGATTCCTCGAAAAATCACGGCCGCATTACGCTGGCCGCGCGTTCGGCGAACGGCAACGGATGCACGGTTTCCTTCTTCTGTGCCACCGGTGTGAAGCCGAGCTTCTGGTAGAGCGGTAGTGCCGCCGGATGATCCAGCGTGCAGGTCTGAACCGTTACACGCTTTGGCCCATGCGACCATGCAGCGGCAATCGCGGCTCCCAGGAACCAGCGGCCTATGCCTTGCCCCGTTGCATGTTCCATCATGCCGAAATAGGCGAGTTCAACCTCATCGGGCAAATGCGGCTTGAGATCGAAGAAACCGGCCGGCGCGCCGTCAAGAT contains the following coding sequences:
- a CDS encoding OmpA family protein, with product MLTRRTLAAALIAAIAMPSLAAAQATTPSAATIERQLEAAPRVKLRPNERVTIRDFKRRPDLRKMARSIDIQSINFAFGSSAISETQYSKIENIADALDRILRRDPGARVLIEGHTDAVGSFQSNQLLSEQRAASLKRTLVREFGVPGRALETVGYGEEFLLVQTQSENWRNRRVTLRRFDDFVR
- a CDS encoding GNAT family N-acetyltransferase, with translation MENGVLEDIEVTVTFLEMHVPPPYSPPVPYNRQVALLKTKEIPLHFYRYLMDRVGRKWHWVNVLRLDDDELAAGIHREDRDIRVMYLDGAPAGFFDLKPHLPDEVELAYFGMMEHATGQGIGRWFLGAAIAAAWSHGPKRVTVQTCTLDHPAALPLYQKLGFTPVAQKKETVHPLPFAERAASVMRP